AATTTCCCGTCAAAGGTATTGGGGAACTCCCATTCCCATTATTTATTGTGATAAATGCGGAACTGTTCTTGTTCCTGATGAAGATCTGCCTGTAACTCTACCGGAAAATGTTCAACTTGGGAAAACAACTCAAAATCCTCTTCTTTCAGTTCCTGACTGGATAAATACAAAATGTCCGAAATGCGGAGGTCCGGCAAAAAGAGAAACAGATACAATGGATACTTTTGTGGACAGTTCCTGGTATTTTGCCCGTTATACTGATCCTAAAAATGAGCAAGAACCTTTTTCCAAAGAGAAAGCAGATTTCTGGCTTCCGGTTGATCAATACATCGGAGGGATCGAACACGCTGTCATGCATTTGATGTATGCGAGATTTTTCCATAAATTCATGCGTGATATCGGAATCGTACAATCCGACGAACCTTTTGCCAGATTGTTGACCCAGGGAATGGTCACCAAAGACGGAGCAAAGATGTCCAAATCAAAAGGAAATGTGGTTGATCCTGAATATATTGTCGATCGTTACGGAGCAGATACGGTGCGAGTGTTTATGCTTTTCGCTTCTCCCCCGGATAAAGATGTAGAATGGAATGACGAAGCTGTCAAAGGTGCATTTCGCTTTCTGAATCGTATCTGGAGGTTGTTCGAGGATAATCTGGAAATCCTGCAAATAGCCACGAAAAAGCACAAAAAGGCACAAGAAAATAAGGTAACCACGAATTTACACGAATTTACACGAAAAGAAAATTCGGAAATTTCTGCTGAAATAAAAAATCTTCGCTACAGCACTCACTTCACGATCAAGAAAGTGCTGGATGATATCGAGAACAGGATGATGTTCAATACAGCAATTGCGGCTATTATGGAACATCTGAATAATGTAACTGCGATCAAAGAACCGATTGCTCTTTCCGAAAATGAAAAAGAGATTTTTGCAGAATCATGCATCATCATTCCTCGGCTGCTCTATTTCTTTGCTCCGCATCTTGCAGAAGAGTTGTGGCACAAGATCGGGAATGAAAAACTCGTTCACGAAACAGGTATTCCTGAATATGATCCGAAATTTCTGGTCAGGGATGAGATAACTTATGTAGTGCAGATCATGGGAAAAATCCGCGGGAAGCTTTTGGTTTCTCCCACAGTGTCAGAAAATGAAATAAAGGAAAAAGCACTGGAACTGGAGAATGTCCGGAAATATATCGCGGGTAAAGAAGTTAAGAAGATCATAGTTGTTCCGAAGAAACTGGTTAGTATTGTGGTGAAATAACTTCCGAATGTGCGAAGCTCTTCGGAATGTTATTTTCTCTCAAATACTACCACGAGTCTGATCGCAGGATATATCCCCTCTCGATAGGGGTGTCTGCCCAATCGCGAGCGGTAAGGCAAGGTGTGTAAAAATTACCACCATATGATTAGAAATAGATTTCTGTCGCTGAAAGTCATTTTTTATTCTCGTTCAGAAACTCCTGTTTGGGAATAAGCAGAATATCAACTTGGCAAGTTGATTTACATTAGAAATTCGGATTTAGAAATTTTCTCCTATCTACCTTCTCCTTTCTCCCATTTCCATTTTTACTTATACCTTATCCATTTGATTGCTTCTTTGATCGAAGGTTTCTTTCCATACATAAGAATTCCAACGCGATATATTTTAGCAACGAATTTCACGATCAGAAAAATAGAAATACTCATCGTGATAAGAGAAAGATAAGCTCCGCTGGGTATCATCGGAT
This genomic interval from Candidatus Cloacimonadota bacterium contains the following:
- a CDS encoding leucine--tRNA ligase, whose product is MEYPFNEIEKKWQKIWQEKKIFQAEDNSQKPKYYVLSMFPYPSGALHMGHVSNYSIADAISRYKMTQGYNVMQPMGYDSFGLPAENYAIEHHSHPRLSTDENIEIMRKQFDSIGFGLDWEREVSTCHPDYFRWGQWFFKRMYEKGLVYKKSSFVNWCESCQTVLANEQVENGTCWRCDSIVHQKELEQWFFKITDYAEELLDFSKVIDWPERVKTMQTNWIGKSHGTEMWFKLENSEEIIKVFTTRPDTIFGCTFMALPPEHPLVSEWLKNEPKNSEIIKFCDKVMNEDKISRSAENTVKEGIFSGKYALNPVNGKRVQIWITNYVLMNYGTGAVMAVPAHDQRDFEFAKKYDIPIIVVIQNKEMDLVLEEMTEAYTESGILVNSEQFDGMNSIKSQKAITDWMTENKTGKATITYRLRDWGISRQRYWGTPIPIIYCDKCGTVLVPDEDLPVTLPENVQLGKTTQNPLLSVPDWINTKCPKCGGPAKRETDTMDTFVDSSWYFARYTDPKNEQEPFSKEKADFWLPVDQYIGGIEHAVMHLMYARFFHKFMRDIGIVQSDEPFARLLTQGMVTKDGAKMSKSKGNVVDPEYIVDRYGADTVRVFMLFASPPDKDVEWNDEAVKGAFRFLNRIWRLFEDNLEILQIATKKHKKAQENKVTTNLHEFTRKENSEISAEIKNLRYSTHFTIKKVLDDIENRMMFNTAIAAIMEHLNNVTAIKEPIALSENEKEIFAESCIIIPRLLYFFAPHLAEELWHKIGNEKLVHETGIPEYDPKFLVRDEITYVVQIMGKIRGKLLVSPTVSENEIKEKALELENVRKYIAGKEVKKIIVVPKKLVSIVVK